The genomic stretch TACACCGCCGAGGTGCTGCAAGACGCGCGTTTGTGACTGAGCACCACTCGGACCCGCAACTAACATCTCAACGCCGCGCAGGACAGAGACACTTACCACCAGCGGGATGGAGCAGATCAGCACCACCACGGACGTGGCGATCAGCAGGATGACCATCTGGATCTCCGCTCCGGCCATTCGCCCGAAACTGCGCCTCCTCCTCAGGTCCGCCACCCGGCCCGGGTCGGTGCCCAGCGACGTCCTGCGGACAAACTTGCGGTGCATGCGGATGAGGGCTCCGCAAACCAGCACGTTGCAGATGACCGTGGCCAGGATGAGGAAGGAGCTGAAGCCGGCGTACATGTAGGAGAAGGTGGCGAACACGGTCTGGTTGCTCCTCCAGTCGATGAAGCACCAGGTGTCGGGGAACTGCTTCTTCACCCGGCCCAGCCCCATGAGCGGCAGGGCGCAGAACAGCACGTTGGAGAAGTAGATGGAGAACAGGGTGAGCCCGGCCAGCTTCTTGTCCACGTAGTGGTTGTAGAAGTACGCGTGGTTGATGGCCATGTAGCGCTCGATGGACATGGCGCAGATGATGCTGAGCCCCGCCAGTGAGAAGAAGAGCAGGATGAAGCCCGAGTACTGGCACAGGGGCTCCTCGCCCGGCCACTGGCCCTTGGCGTAGGTGGCGATGGTGACCGGGCTGACCAGCAGGGTGCCCAGCAGGTCGGTGACGGCCAGCCCGCACACCAGCGTGTAGAAGGTGGTCTCCTTCTGCTCCTTGCGGGACTTGCACAGCACCACGATGGCGATCAGGTTGCCCACCACCCCGAAGATGAACATGATGACGGGGATGCTCGGGTCCCGGGGGATGGTGCCCAGCGTGGTGTTGTTCATCTCGGCGCCTCTTGTGTGGCCCCCCGGACGGGAGCCGCGGTGGTTGCTGTGGCTGTGAGGGGCTGTGGCGGTTAGTCCCGGAGCAGAGCTGTGCCCCCTTGCGTGCCACACGGGCTGTAATCCGGCATGATGGCCAAGACACCAGAGTCCCTTCAACTCCACCTGCGTGTGTGAAACAAACCCAGCCGCTGTTAATCCCGGTAGTGTGCCGCTGTCAGTGCTGGCCGGCGCTCATGTCAGGCGCTGGGGctgcggggagagagagggcgGCTGCCGGCTGCGCGACGCTGAGGACTCGCTGTCTGACTCTCCGCCGCCGCGCCTGGCAGTGCCTTCCACTCCGCCGTGGCCACGCCCCCGGCGCAGCTCTCCGCCAATGACGTCCCTCAGGCTCTCTCTCGGACCCCGCCTCCGAGGGCTGCTGTCCGCCAATGACAGCCTCCAGACCGTCTCGGCCCGCCTCTGTGTGGGgttgtcagccaatcacagtcGCGCCCTCCTCGCACTCGCAGGGCTGGGGATTTGAAACGAGCCCGGGTGCGCAGGTGCGGCTCCGGACTCCTCCACACGCCCGTCTGCGCAGGAGGTGAAAGGCGATGTGTCTTCTAGTGTCTTCACACCGGCACCAGTACGGTGGCGCTAGTCTCTCGTGTTTTGGATCCACCGTCCCTGTCCTGCTGTCCCGGAGAGCGGACGTGACAGAGACCCACTGCGTGCGTCCTGCCTGATCCGGAGAGACGGCCGTGTCCACAGTGTCGTGGAAAGTACGGGCCTGATTTCATTGATTGTGTTCTAGTTTTGCTCTGCTGGGTCCTGCTTGTGTTTCACGTATTGAGTTCAAGTAAACGCAGCTGTGAACAGTCTGTTGCCCCGCCATGGCAGGCAGCGCTGGGAGCCCGTGTGAGGACGGGGGCACCGCAGTCTTTGGTTGCACATTATTTCCACAGTAACAAGCTCCTGTAAACAGACATGcaaacacaaacacccacaacaTGCTTTCAGTTCTCTGGCCAAACTTGACATCTTAAAATTGTTTCCGATTCAGCATTAAACCACAGCCTGACCCAATCTGTGCCACAGTGGGACAGTGCCAGCTCTCCAGCTTTACTGTTTCTAGTGCCAGATCACCAGGACAGGCCTCTCTGGCTGTCAAATCGACACCAGCAACAAACAAAACCCCGACATCTCATatcacttgtttgtttttacactttTTCGCAGATACTCAGTTTTCTGGGCAGAAAGTCCAGTCCAGACTGCGACAGTAGAAACCCTCCCTGTGGCACAcatgtgtatgtttatataaatCATTAAGAGTTTAACGTCACAgtgttattgtttaatttgttagtgttgttgttgtctttatgtagtattttgtatttctaatcTACTTTATGTTCAGCAGAAGGAAACATTCAGGATGGTTATCGCCAACACAGTTTAAAACGTCTCCCAGCGAGATCTGTAGTCATGTGTTCAGGGTGAGTCATTGCAGAAGCCGAACAATACAAACAGTCACAGAAACTTGAGTGAAACACTAACCAGTTCCTGACTTACGTGTTTTTTTAAAAGGAAGAATTTACCACTTGCTAAATTAGTTAATTTCAGCTTTTCAACCAACACACACCTacctatacatttttaattccaAGTTAAAATTTTACATCCCTCAGGCAGTTTCCTTTCCTGACCTCTGTTTCACTCTGTCAGTGAAACTAGGTTCTGTTCATGTATTAATATGAATGATATAATTGTTTACACGCTAATGGCTTCAGATGCGCTGCTGACCCAACATGCCGTGCCACAGATTAGTTTGGTACGTGCTGAGGAGTGTTAGATGAATCCTGTTAGATGTAATCAGACCAACAGTTAAAGAGCTGACAGACCCAAGGAACACCACAGCCCCCCGGGGTGGCGTCCGGACCCCAGACCCAAGTCACAGTTCTGCAGCAGACAACAAGTGCCCCTAGTAGGTCAGAGTTCGGCAGCGGTGGATGACATGCCTGCTGACATTAAGCGTTGATTCTATCAGGCTGCTGTGCTGCCGTGTGGAGAGACGCCTCTGACCACAGCTGACACTTCCTGACATGTTGCACCCCCGCCGTCAGACGATAACCGCCACCACGCAACTCTCGAACACTGGGCCGCTGTTGCAAAGTCTACAGCTTTCAGCAGCGCCGCTGTCCCGGGTCTGTCGATGTGAGCGGCAGCACTGtcctagagagagagacag from Amia ocellicauda isolate fAmiCal2 chromosome 8, fAmiCal2.hap1, whole genome shotgun sequence encodes the following:
- the ptger4b gene encoding prostaglandin E receptor 4 (subtype EP4) b, with protein sequence MNNTTLGTIPRDPSIPVIMFIFGVVGNLIAIVVLCKSRKEQKETTFYTLVCGLAVTDLLGTLLVSPVTIATYAKGQWPGEEPLCQYSGFILLFFSLAGLSIICAMSIERYMAINHAYFYNHYVDKKLAGLTLFSIYFSNVLFCALPLMGLGRVKKQFPDTWCFIDWRSNQTVFATFSYMYAGFSSFLILATVICNVLVCGALIRMHRKFVRRTSLGTDPGRVADLRRRRSFGRMAGAEIQMVILLIATSVVVLICSIPLVVRVFVNQLNWADVEKSSNNPDLQAIRIASVNPILDPWVYILLRKAVLLKLIEKIKCLFCRIGGQGRRPGGGNFHCIDGQRSSSVLSRDSPSLVSRELREVSSTSQTLLYLPESSESFTGGCRPERGGSVRDQRASDSSQEPDPNSRTLVTRSGSHSLSSSSGSPSYHKEQALHVTFTDETLNLQEKCI